The Naumovozyma castellii chromosome 4, complete genome genome contains a region encoding:
- the SRM1 gene encoding Ran guanyl-nucleotide exchange factor (ancestral locus Anc_6.166): protein MVKRAATSEPESSHRQIKKVSRTHARNIINTQDDYKHLYLSVQPLDIFTWGSGPMCELGLGPLAKNKEVKRPRLNPFLPMDSVKIISFAVGGMHTIALDEESNVWSWGCNDVGALGRDTSGAKEQLKDMADAGSDSDDDDDGDLNELESTPTKIDRSMFPPLAEGHKIVQLGATDNLSCALFSNGEVYAWGTFRCNEGILGFYQDKIKIQRTPWRVPSFSKFNIVQMAPGKDHVLFLDEAGVVFAWGNGQQHQLGRKVMERFRLNTLDPRPFGLKHIKYIASGENHCFAVKKKDDSVVSWGLNQFGQCGISEQVEDGSLVTVPLAVQLPEGGKIKNISAGEHHSLVLLEDGTLYTFGRLDMFEVGIGKDHLPRYTYKDVHGKARSVPLPTKLTGVPAFKNIAAGSHHSLAIATNGIVYSWGFGETYAVGLGPAGEDVETPTRIKNTATQDHNIILVGCGGQFSVSGGVPLSETAAEKRADEMDDD from the coding sequence ATGGTTAAAAGAGCAGCCACTTCGGAACCCGAGTCATCTCACAGACAAATCAAGAAAGTTTCCAGAACTCATGCCCGTAACATCATCAACACGCAGGATGATTACAAGCATTTATATTTGAGTGTGCAACCTTTGGATATTTTCACTTGGGGGAGTGGACCCATGTGTGAGTTAGGGTTGGGTCCTCTTGCCAAGAATAAAGAGGTGAAGAGACCAAGATTGAACCCGTTTTTACCCATGGATAGTGTTAAGATTATTTCGTTTGCTGTGGGTGGTATGCATACTATTGCATTGGATGAAGAGAGTAACGTTTGGTCATGGGGGTGTAATGACGTTGGTGCGCTTGGAAGAGACACCTCTGGTGCTAAGGagcaattgaaagatatgGCTGATGCAGGATCTGATTCcgatgacgatgacgatggtgatttgaatgaattggaatCCACACCTACCAAGATTGATCGTAGTATGTTCCCACCCTTGGCTGAGGGCCATAAGATTGTTCAATTGGGGGCCACTGATAATTTAAGTTGTGCATTGTTTAGTAATGGTGAAGTTTACGCATGGGGGACATTTCGTTGTAACGAAGGTATCCTTGGGTTTTACCAAGACAAGATCAAGATTCAAAGGACACCATGGAGAGTTCCATCGTTTTCCAAGTTTAACATTGTGCAAATGGCACCGGGGAAGGATCACGTTTTATTTTTAGATGAAGCGGGAGTTGTATTTGCCTGGGGGAATGGCCAACAGCATCAATTGGGACGTAAAGTCATGGAAAGGTTCCGTTTGAACACATTGGATCCTCGCCCATTTGGACTCAAGCATATCAAATACATTGCGTCTGGGGAAAACCATTGTTTTGCtgtgaagaagaaagacgACAGTGTCGTCAGTTGGGGGTTAAACCAATTTGGTCAATGTGGTATTTCTGAGCAAGTGGAAGACGGATCATTGGTGACCGTTCCCTTAGCCGTGCAATTACCAGAAGGTGGcaagatcaagaatatttcCGCCGGTGAACATCACTCCCTGGTGTTATTGGAGGATGGGACCCTGTACACGTTTGGCCGTTTGGACATGTTTGAAGTTGGTATTGGCAAAGATCATTTGCCGCGCTACACTTACAAAGATGTGCATGGGAAGGCGCGTTCAGTGCCGCTACCTACGAAATTAACCGGGGTACCAGCCTTCAAGAACATTGCCGCTGGGTCCCATCATTCGCTCGCCATTGCCACGAATGGGATCGTGTACTCGTGGGGGTTCGGTGAGACGTATGCGGTTGGGCTGGGGCCCGCGGGGGAGGATGTCGAGACACCAACGAGGATCAAGAACACGGCGACACAGGATCACAACATTATTCTGGTGGGCTGTGGTGGCCAGTTCTCCGTGTCTGGGGGGGTCCCGCTGTCCGAGACAGCAGCTGAGAAGCGTGCGGACGAGATGGACGACGATTAG
- the NCAS0D03550 gene encoding uncharacterized protein, whose protein sequence is MLNATAILVSQIREYQSLNGIYYKMTDTILSNNSYPYFGVLQILLAVQFALNIYLLLTSSFNWWLFFLIVVAQLTSGTALMHEPKNLLIEASGMTHFSLFAGFLYAPMVLLYRHGILTVFMGFLIEYVIFTMDYILILADYIPNQ, encoded by the coding sequence ATGTTGAATGCAACGGCCATCCTGGTATCACAAATACGTGAATATCAAAGTTTAAATGGCATATATTACAAAATGACTGACACGATATTGTCCAATAACTCATATCCATATTTTGGAGTGTTACAGATCCTACTGGCCGTTCAATTTGCGTTAAACATATACCTTTTATTGACATCCTCATTTAATTGGTGGCTATTTTTTCTCATAGTGGTTGCCCAACTCACCTCAGGCACGGCACTCATGCATGAACCTAAGAATCTACTCATAGAAGCCTCTGGAATGAcacatttttctttatttgcaGGATTTTTATATGCACCAATGGTACTCCTTTATAGACATGGAATTTTGACTGTCTTTATGGGGtttttaattgaatatgttATATTTACAATGGATTATATCCTTATCCTGGCTGATTATATACCAAACCAATAA
- the TOS8 gene encoding Tos8p (ancestral locus Anc_6.170) has protein sequence MMSSVNNQTPLPPIKYLFDSLSEPKPTQCPSVFTTADSTPRREPALSQQQQQISPMTSPLMTPPFIHRNSLDLGILANTSNNNNNFTVLSSPRDYHPTTAAVNNENLAPQQSAYGRQSRGLLHLIDASQYTAELNHAPALMRRHSTIPRMDNTKILGVSQHPLSNNNSSNISGKKLRRRGSGRRSSLPRGTVEVLNGWLLEHLNNPYPNVQEKKLLLELTGLTKVQLSNWFINVRRRKVFNENYDSYLNQKKPNAGI, from the coding sequence ATGATGAGCTCGGTAAATAACCAAACACCACTACCACCAATCAAATACCTTTTCGACTCTCTAAGCGAGCCGAAACCAACGCAATGTCCGTCCGTATTCACGACTGCCGATAGCACCCCAAGAAGAGAACCCGCCCTCTcccaacaacaacaacagatATCGCCCATGACATCGCCGCTAATGACTCCACCTTTCATCCACAGAAACTCGCTAGATTTGGGCATCCTAGCAAACaccagcaacaacaacaacaacttcaCAGTGTTGTCCTCACCAAGAGACTACCATCCAACCACAGCCGCCGTAAATAACGAGAACCTGGCTCCTCAACAATCAGCTTACGGAAGACAGTCGAGAGGCCTTTTGCATCTTATTGACGCTTCACAGTATACCGCTGAGTTGAATCACGCGCCCGCGCTAATGAGAAGACATTCCACCATACCAAGAATGGATAATACCAAGATCCTGGGCGTCTCGCAACATCCATTgtctaataataatagcagTAATATCTCAGGGAAGAAGCTGAGAAGGAGAGGCTCTGGGAGAAGGTCCAGCTTGCCCAGGGGAACAGTGGAGGTATTGAATGGCTGGTTGTTGGAACATTTGAATAATCCATACCCTAATGtgcaagagaagaaattgttgCTGGAGTTGACAGGGTTGACCAAAGTACAACTTTCCAACTGGTTTATTAACGTGAGGAGAAGAAAAGTGTTTAATGAGAATTATGATTCGTATTTGAATCAGAAGAAACCAAATGCAGGCatttaa